One window of the Tachypleus tridentatus isolate NWPU-2018 chromosome 10, ASM421037v1, whole genome shotgun sequence genome contains the following:
- the LOC143229991 gene encoding transmembrane protein 47-like isoform X2: MMTERGHQDARTSMMTTVHYFQEEESECCFTSKLCRYCDLIQVISFICGLIVILLMLLCLASSNWLTADKFRQGLWEHCVDEDAPLPLPFHLKAKPVYIQGSAALCVVTLLCDVCATMLTGIGLCIKEPARKCKLYRVSLYVMVCSLSCILIALVVYPASFASEIEESNRQVWEFGWAYGVGWGAAIFLFGTIILLLCDKEAGGMYHMQRSIHNESRA; this comes from the exons ATGATGACTGAACGAGGGCATCAAGACGCCAGAACGTCAATGATGACCACTGTCCACTATTTCCAAGAAGAAGAGTCGGAATGTTGTTTTACGTCGAAGCTGTGTCGTTACTGTGATCTCATTCAG GTTATATCGTTCATCTGCGGCTTGATTGTGATCCTGTTGATGCTGTTATGTTTGGCATCATCTAACTGGTTAACAGCCGACAAATTTAGACAAGGACTTTGGGAACACTGTGTGGATGAAGATGCTCCTTTGCCCCTTCCATTTCATCTCAAGGCCAAACCAG TATACATCCAAGGGTCTGCTGCCCTGTGTGTAGTCACCCTTCTGTGTGACGTTTGTGCCACCATGCTGACTGGAATTGGCCTTTGTATCAAAGAACCTGCTCGCAAGTGCAAGTTGTATCGTGTGTCACTTTATGTTATGGTTTGTTCAC TGTCTTGCATTCTTATTGCCTTGGTGGTCTATCCAGCATCTTTTGCATCAGAAATTGAAGAAAGTAATCGCCAGGTGTGGGAGTTTGGATGGGCGTACGGTGTTGGATGGGGAGCAGCTATATTCCTTTTTGGTACCATCATCTTGTTATTGTGTGATAAGGAAGCAGGAGGCATGTACCACATGCAGAGGAGTATCCACAACGAATCCAGGGCCTAG
- the LOC143229991 gene encoding transmembrane protein 47-like isoform X1: MMTERGHQDARTSMMTTVHYFQEEESECCFTSKLCRYCDLIQVISFICGLIVILLMLLCLASSNWLTADKFRQGLWEHCVDEDAPLPLPFHLKAKPGCYAARSVLYIQGSAALCVVTLLCDVCATMLTGIGLCIKEPARKCKLYRVSLYVMVCSLSCILIALVVYPASFASEIEESNRQVWEFGWAYGVGWGAAIFLFGTIILLLCDKEAGGMYHMQRSIHNESRA; this comes from the exons ATGATGACTGAACGAGGGCATCAAGACGCCAGAACGTCAATGATGACCACTGTCCACTATTTCCAAGAAGAAGAGTCGGAATGTTGTTTTACGTCGAAGCTGTGTCGTTACTGTGATCTCATTCAG GTTATATCGTTCATCTGCGGCTTGATTGTGATCCTGTTGATGCTGTTATGTTTGGCATCATCTAACTGGTTAACAGCCGACAAATTTAGACAAGGACTTTGGGAACACTGTGTGGATGAAGATGCTCCTTTGCCCCTTCCATTTCATCTCAAGGCCAAACCAGGTTGTTATGCAGCACgttctgttt TATACATCCAAGGGTCTGCTGCCCTGTGTGTAGTCACCCTTCTGTGTGACGTTTGTGCCACCATGCTGACTGGAATTGGCCTTTGTATCAAAGAACCTGCTCGCAAGTGCAAGTTGTATCGTGTGTCACTTTATGTTATGGTTTGTTCAC TGTCTTGCATTCTTATTGCCTTGGTGGTCTATCCAGCATCTTTTGCATCAGAAATTGAAGAAAGTAATCGCCAGGTGTGGGAGTTTGGATGGGCGTACGGTGTTGGATGGGGAGCAGCTATATTCCTTTTTGGTACCATCATCTTGTTATTGTGTGATAAGGAAGCAGGAGGCATGTACCACATGCAGAGGAGTATCCACAACGAATCCAGGGCCTAG